A region from the Achromobacter seleniivolatilans genome encodes:
- a CDS encoding autotransporter domain-containing protein has protein sequence MNKIYRCIWNRALGAWIAAPETARTKSGAGATAGVTMPQQGSRAAKHPTGAVLALAAAGLLLGLPEGAHATCTSFNTGGVATCSNAMAGVTTAVTNLTLTMDNTAVITAAPLSSSAVTMSGSNATFVNRGTIDAAALAGMTQPISGLTIGNANNSLLNITNHGIINGVVLEPHGALLNTTGMALDVRNGSGLAATTTIVNDGNIGSSDAISYTNAAGDAAVVAVRGGGKVNMTNSGNITGRVAFESSAAGNIFTNAGSIIGSVSLGEGGGNNSFIAITGSQVQKGLSVQGETLVTGTRLNYAAAGVVDGGAGGSNTLFLQNAVGGGAGTGGSGTIDAANYRNFSHLEVSSGTWTLLGTLLSGASTSTKLTGGVLSVDNPLALGLNAISANGGGLQAGGSGVALANAVTIGTDGFTVSGNRTLILDGIVSGTGRLKKEGNGALSLNGANTYEGGTELAGGSLYLGNAAALGTGRLLVSGAGSLETGAAMQLATPIELNQSLTLLVNNYDITLAGAITGTSGLAKDGHGTAILAENNNYAGTTVIRDGILRVGAGGTKGTLGTGGVVNDGTLILDRSDNVAVANTITGSGLLVMAGSGSTTLAGINAYTGGTEIRSGKVVVAQDANLGGAASSVTLNGGTLASVASFDMTRSVTVAQPSVIDVAANTRFRLGGLISGSGALTKQGEGSLVVSGDSSGFSGGTLIGAGALEVAAGGKLGGTLTLASGTQLRGAGQVGTTTLQNGASLAPGQFSSPLTVAGDLTFKPGSTYQVMADPASSASARVDVSGAANLAGAVIHVGPEAGLASTRQYTILSANAINGKFDTVSSNYAYVTPTLGYSTQAVTLQLERKQVDTSNGGNTGNGGNTGNGGSPSRPIAFADAARTGNQRAVANALDSLPSGSALHEYILTLPEGAPAAAFSSLSGEAHASVATSLAGSSTTTRTVPLSHLRANLGAGMRPGAPTAQSGGTLSASALPSSNAQPAWAELIGNWQTQNATDNTSKVRQHTGGVFAGVDHGVGNGWRIGGAVGYTDSKIRVDDLASKADVSGYSATLYGGKSFETGAGKLNLLVGTSYTWHDVSTERYATVAGASQKLTADYGANTTQLFTELGYAMALSDRTTLEPFAGLAWSDLRTRGFSESGGSAALRGQSSNDQQTTSTLGVRAQTDFMLAGIEGRLQATLGWRHAFGDLLPQSSVAFDGGQAFTVSGSPIARNAALAEFGAEVAVSRSASLGLNYSGQYGGGNREHAGSLNMRWRY, from the coding sequence ATGAACAAAATTTATCGTTGTATCTGGAATCGCGCACTTGGCGCTTGGATCGCCGCTCCCGAAACGGCTCGCACAAAGAGCGGCGCGGGGGCCACCGCCGGCGTGACAATGCCGCAGCAAGGCAGCCGGGCGGCGAAACACCCAACCGGCGCCGTCCTTGCCTTGGCTGCTGCGGGTCTGCTACTTGGGCTGCCAGAGGGAGCCCATGCCACCTGCACCAGCTTTAACACCGGCGGCGTGGCCACCTGCTCAAACGCCATGGCTGGCGTGACCACAGCAGTCACCAACCTGACCCTGACGATGGACAATACCGCCGTGATCACGGCCGCGCCGCTGAGTTCGAGTGCCGTGACGATGAGCGGCAGTAACGCCACGTTCGTTAACAGAGGCACGATCGACGCAGCAGCGCTGGCAGGAATGACCCAACCGATCTCGGGCCTGACGATCGGCAATGCCAACAACAGCCTCCTGAATATCACGAACCACGGCATCATTAACGGCGTCGTACTCGAGCCCCATGGCGCCTTGTTGAACACCACCGGCATGGCGCTGGACGTAAGGAACGGCAGCGGTCTGGCCGCCACCACGACGATCGTCAACGACGGCAACATCGGTTCCTCTGACGCGATCAGCTATACGAACGCGGCCGGAGATGCCGCCGTGGTCGCGGTCAGGGGTGGCGGCAAGGTCAACATGACAAATTCGGGGAATATCACCGGACGGGTGGCCTTCGAGAGCTCCGCTGCCGGCAATATATTCACCAATGCTGGTTCGATCATCGGCAGCGTGTCGCTGGGAGAGGGAGGCGGCAATAACAGCTTCATCGCGATTACGGGCTCCCAGGTCCAAAAGGGCCTGAGCGTCCAAGGCGAGACCCTTGTGACGGGTACGCGGCTGAACTATGCGGCAGCCGGTGTCGTCGACGGCGGTGCGGGCGGCAGTAACACGCTTTTTTTGCAGAATGCCGTAGGCGGCGGCGCGGGCACGGGCGGGTCGGGCACGATCGACGCCGCAAACTACCGTAACTTCAGCCACCTGGAGGTGAGCAGCGGGACATGGACCCTGCTTGGAACCCTGCTGAGCGGAGCGAGCACCAGCACCAAACTCACGGGTGGCGTTCTATCGGTGGACAATCCATTGGCCCTGGGTCTCAACGCGATCAGCGCGAATGGTGGCGGCCTTCAGGCAGGCGGTTCGGGCGTAGCGCTGGCCAATGCAGTGACAATCGGGACTGACGGGTTCACCGTTTCGGGCAATCGCACATTGATCCTGGATGGCATCGTGTCGGGCACGGGCCGCTTGAAAAAAGAGGGCAATGGCGCGCTGAGCCTGAACGGCGCCAACACTTACGAAGGCGGCACGGAGCTGGCGGGAGGCTCTCTGTACCTGGGTAACGCGGCAGCGCTTGGCACCGGCCGCCTGCTCGTTTCCGGCGCCGGCAGCCTGGAAACTGGCGCCGCCATGCAGCTTGCTACACCCATCGAGCTGAACCAGTCTCTCACGCTCCTCGTCAATAACTACGACATCACGCTCGCAGGCGCGATCACCGGCACAAGCGGGCTGGCCAAAGACGGTCACGGCACTGCCATACTGGCTGAAAACAATAACTATGCCGGCACGACCGTAATTCGCGACGGCATCTTGCGCGTGGGCGCCGGCGGCACGAAGGGAACACTGGGCACAGGCGGCGTCGTGAATGACGGCACGCTGATACTGGATCGCAGCGACAACGTCGCGGTTGCCAACACCATCACCGGCAGCGGCTTGCTGGTGATGGCAGGCAGCGGCAGCACGACGCTTGCCGGCATCAACGCGTATACGGGCGGCACAGAGATTCGCAGCGGTAAGGTGGTCGTAGCCCAAGACGCCAACCTGGGTGGCGCTGCAAGCAGCGTCACGCTCAATGGCGGCACGTTGGCGTCCGTAGCCAGCTTCGACATGACGCGCAGCGTCACTGTGGCCCAGCCCAGCGTCATCGACGTAGCTGCAAACACGCGCTTTCGCCTGGGCGGCCTCATCTCGGGAAGCGGTGCCTTGACCAAGCAGGGCGAAGGCTCGCTCGTCGTCTCGGGAGATAGCAGCGGCTTTTCTGGCGGGACGCTTATCGGCGCCGGTGCGCTTGAAGTTGCGGCCGGCGGCAAGCTGGGCGGCACGCTCACGCTCGCCAGCGGCACGCAGTTGCGCGGCGCCGGCCAGGTCGGCACCACAACGCTACAGAACGGCGCAAGCCTCGCTCCGGGCCAGTTCTCCAGCCCACTCACCGTGGCGGGCGACCTGACCTTCAAACCCGGCTCGACCTATCAGGTCATGGCGGACCCGGCTTCGTCCGCCAGCGCCCGCGTCGACGTCAGCGGCGCCGCCAATCTGGCAGGCGCGGTGATCCACGTAGGCCCCGAAGCTGGCTTGGCCAGCACCCGCCAATACACCATCCTCAGTGCCAACGCGATCAACGGCAAGTTCGATACGGTGTCGTCAAACTACGCTTACGTCACGCCGACGCTTGGATACAGCACGCAGGCTGTGACGCTACAGCTCGAACGCAAGCAGGTTGATACGAGCAACGGCGGCAATACGGGTAACGGCGGAAATACGGGCAATGGCGGCTCGCCCAGCCGGCCGATCGCCTTTGCCGACGCAGCACGCACCGGCAACCAGCGCGCCGTCGCCAATGCGCTGGACAGCCTGCCCTCGGGCAGTGCGTTGCACGAGTACATCCTGACCTTGCCAGAAGGCGCGCCGGCTGCCGCATTCAGCAGCCTGTCCGGTGAAGCGCACGCCAGCGTCGCTACCAGCCTGGCCGGTTCCAGCACCACTACGCGCACGGTACCGCTGTCGCACCTGCGTGCAAATCTGGGGGCTGGCATGCGTCCCGGCGCACCGACGGCGCAGTCCGGCGGCACGCTGTCCGCGTCCGCCCTGCCGTCCTCCAACGCACAGCCGGCCTGGGCAGAGCTCATCGGCAACTGGCAAACACAGAACGCCACCGACAACACCTCCAAGGTCCGCCAGCACACCGGCGGCGTCTTCGCCGGCGTCGATCATGGTGTGGGCAATGGCTGGCGCATAGGCGGTGCCGTCGGCTACACCGATAGCAAGATCCGCGTCGACGACCTTGCATCGAAGGCAGATGTGTCCGGCTACAGCGCAACCCTCTACGGCGGCAAGTCATTCGAAACCGGCGCGGGCAAACTGAACCTGCTGGTCGGTACGTCTTACACCTGGCACGACGTCAGCACCGAGCGCTACGCTACAGTGGCCGGCGCATCGCAGAAACTGACTGCCGACTATGGCGCCAACACCACCCAGCTCTTCACCGAACTGGGCTATGCGATGGCCTTGTCCGACCGCACCACCCTTGAACCCTTCGCCGGCCTCGCGTGGAGCGACCTGCGCACACGCGGTTTCTCGGAGTCGGGCGGCTCGGCGGCGCTGCGCGGTCAAAGCAGCAACGACCAGCAAACCACCAGCACGCTGGGCGTGCGCGCGCAGACAGACTTTATGCTGGCCGGCATCGAAGGCCGCTTGCAAGCCACCCTGGGCTGGCGCCACGCGTTTGGCGACTTGCTGCCGCAGAGCAGCGTCGCGTTTGACGGCGGCCAGGCATTCACGGTGTCGGGTTCGCCCATCGCCCGCAATGCTGCGCTGGCCGAGTTTGGCGCCGAAGTGGCGGTGTCGCGTAGTGCCTCCCTGGGCTTGAATTACAGCGGACAATACGGCGGCGGGAACCGCGAACATGCGGGGTCGTTGAACATGCGCTGGCGGTATTGA
- a CDS encoding SRPBCC family protein, with protein sequence MQIEERIHIAVPPIVVDRIWSEVDRWHLWDPDTKRAELNGPFAVGTRGRIVPSKGMGVPMVVTERSEGRSFTVEGYIPLFRMHFEHTVSPVDGGSEVTHRIWFSGALAFVFGPRVAKQIREGLPRTMKSLKAYAEEGQASAQ encoded by the coding sequence ATGCAAATCGAAGAGCGCATCCACATCGCAGTCCCGCCCATCGTCGTCGACCGCATCTGGAGCGAGGTTGACCGATGGCACCTTTGGGACCCGGACACAAAACGAGCCGAACTGAATGGGCCATTCGCAGTGGGGACAAGAGGCCGGATAGTTCCCAGCAAGGGCATGGGCGTTCCCATGGTTGTCACAGAGCGCTCCGAAGGCCGATCGTTCACCGTAGAGGGCTACATCCCGTTGTTCCGCATGCACTTCGAGCACACGGTTTCACCGGTAGACGGCGGCTCCGAAGTGACTCATCGGATATGGTTCTCGGGCGCCCTGGCCTTTGTTTTCGGGCCTCGCGTTGCCAAGCAGATTCGCGAGGGACTTCCTCGAACCATGAAATCACTTAAAGCATATGCAGAGGAAGGCCAGGCGTCTGCCCAATAG
- a CDS encoding contact-dependent growth inhibition system immunity protein, translated as MMVDLEQYPALNNLLAGYFHEDYDLFGETIEEVVLAYKQVSTSEEVAQVCCEMEKFVVEFGSSAAAAYAEHWGSFNPAGGGYTISAFFDALKRVLNS; from the coding sequence ATGATGGTTGACTTGGAGCAGTATCCTGCGCTCAACAACCTGCTTGCGGGTTATTTCCACGAAGACTATGACTTATTTGGCGAGACTATTGAGGAAGTAGTACTGGCGTATAAACAGGTGTCGACTTCGGAAGAGGTCGCGCAAGTTTGTTGCGAGATGGAAAAGTTTGTTGTCGAGTTTGGAAGCAGCGCTGCGGCGGCATATGCGGAACACTGGGGATCGTTCAACCCAGCTGGTGGAGGCTATACCATCTCTGCATTCTTTGACGCGTTGAAGCGAGTTCTGAACAGCTAA
- a CDS encoding tyrosine-type recombinase/integrase yields the protein MCLARTCYESGRRRPLAQQARRKALHGVAGHLGSIQVRAHDLKHTFGRRLRLRAADVPEEDRKALMGHTDGSITSHYASAELAKLIECANRIAAIGTRSPALTMLKRRMANVGDAVLDAVLDAVGESPQKPRK from the coding sequence ATTTGTTTAGCGCGTACTTGCTACGAGTCTGGGCGAAGACGGCCTCTGGCACAGCAAGCGCGCAGGAAGGCGCTACACGGCGTCGCAGGTCACCTAGGCTCTATTCAGGTGCGTGCGCATGATTTGAAGCACACGTTTGGTCGCAGGCTACGGCTACGCGCAGCAGATGTGCCGGAAGAAGATCGCAAGGCGCTAATGGGCCATACGGACGGCAGCATTACATCTCACTACGCATCGGCAGAATTGGCCAAGCTGATTGAGTGTGCAAACCGTATCGCAGCAATCGGCACGCGCAGTCCGGCGTTGACTATGCTGAAACGGCGGATGGCTAACGTGGGTGACGCAGTGCTTGATGCAGTGCTTGATGCAGTGGGCGAGTCCCCACAAAAGCCCCGCAAATGA
- a CDS encoding MerR family transcriptional regulator: MTRTEPTVTLPPIPAKRYFTIGEVSELCGVKPHVLRYWEQEFTQLKPVKRRGNRRYYQHHEVLLIRRIRSLLYEQGFTISGARNRLGDARDMPHDQDAAVRLTGAEMQSLRNELGNVSTMLAEALGTSANAAPTPSAGSFGSAA; the protein is encoded by the coding sequence ATGACACGTACTGAACCCACCGTTACCTTACCGCCCATTCCCGCCAAGCGTTACTTCACCATCGGTGAAGTCAGCGAGCTGTGCGGCGTCAAGCCCCACGTCTTGCGGTATTGGGAACAGGAATTCACGCAGCTCAAGCCGGTGAAGCGACGCGGCAATCGCCGCTACTATCAGCATCACGAAGTGCTGCTGATCCGTCGTATCCGTTCTTTGCTGTACGAGCAAGGCTTCACGATCAGCGGTGCACGCAATCGCCTGGGCGATGCGCGCGACATGCCGCATGATCAAGACGCCGCCGTACGCTTGACCGGCGCCGAGATGCAGTCCTTGCGTAACGAGCTTGGCAACGTCTCGACGATGCTGGCCGAAGCCTTGGGCACGTCTGCAAACGCAGCGCCCACCCCAAGCGCTGGCAGCTTCGGTTCAGCTGCTTGA
- a CDS encoding integration host factor subunit alpha, which translates to MGNSMLAAEPRTLTKAELAELLFERVGLNKREAKDIVDTFFEEIRDALARGDSVKLSGFGNFQVRDKPPRPGRNPKTGETIPIAARRVVTFHASQKLKSVVEQATPAAPDAAE; encoded by the coding sequence ATGGGGAACAGTATGCTTGCTGCCGAGCCACGCACCTTGACCAAGGCCGAGCTGGCCGAACTGCTTTTTGAGCGGGTCGGCCTGAATAAGCGCGAAGCCAAGGACATCGTCGATACGTTCTTCGAGGAAATCCGCGATGCTCTGGCGCGCGGAGACTCCGTCAAGCTTTCGGGCTTTGGCAATTTCCAGGTGCGCGACAAACCGCCGCGCCCTGGCCGCAATCCCAAGACCGGCGAGACCATTCCCATCGCCGCACGCCGCGTGGTTACGTTCCACGCGAGTCAGAAACTCAAGAGCGTGGTGGAGCAGGCGACCCCTGCTGCACCCGACGCCGCGGAGTGA
- the pheT gene encoding phenylalanine--tRNA ligase subunit beta, with protein MQFPESWLRTLVNPPIATDELAHRLTMAGLEVEETEPAAPAFTGVVVGHIVDIAPHPDADKLRVCQVDDGSGERLQIVCGAPNAAAGLKVPLARVGAELPGGMKIGVAKMRGVQSAGMLCSARELGLSQDHGGLLELPADMVPGQSIREALDLDDTLFTLKLTPNRADCLSILGVAREVAALTGAPLSVPTAVAVPVTLDERLPVKIEAPELCGRFGGRVIRGVNARAATPDWMKTRLERAGQRSLSALVDISNYVMLELGRPSHVFDLDKIGGDISVRWAREGETLELLNGQTVTLDPKVGVVVAGDQVESLAGIMGGEATSVTLDTQNIYLEAAFWWPQAIAGRARRYKFSSEASHRFERGVDYASIPEHLEFITRLIVDICGGQVGPIDDQIVNLPVRAPVRMRLARCHRVLGVPVTREQVATIFGSLGLEFTVEGDDFVVSPPSFRFDLEIEEDLIEEVARIYGFESIPDVPPMARAKMFSQPEVHRGAHALRRLTAAQDYQEVVNYSFVEADWERDYAGNDTPVRLVNPIASHLSVMRSSLIGGLVANIRHNANRKQTRVRLFELGRVFMRDAAVQDGPLEVAGVSQPMRLSGAAWGPAAEEQWGVTTRQVDFFDVKMDVEALFGARGRRLRFEAAAHPALHPGRSARIELDGKAIGWIGELHPRWAQQADLAHAPVVFELDVAVLSEGELPQVRELSRQPVVVRDLALWVDAPVSTQSMLDTVAAAVKADAQLAVVQDVRVFDVWREKPQGGEPVTEKSLAFRFWLQDTEVTLDEARVADCLSRIKDALVSAHGARQRT; from the coding sequence ATGCAATTTCCCGAATCCTGGCTGCGTACGCTGGTCAACCCTCCGATCGCAACCGATGAACTCGCGCACCGGCTCACCATGGCCGGTCTGGAAGTCGAAGAGACCGAACCCGCTGCACCCGCCTTTACCGGTGTGGTCGTGGGCCATATCGTCGACATCGCTCCGCATCCGGACGCTGACAAACTGCGTGTTTGCCAAGTCGATGACGGTTCCGGCGAACGCCTGCAAATCGTGTGCGGCGCGCCCAACGCTGCCGCCGGCCTGAAAGTGCCGCTGGCTCGCGTGGGCGCAGAGCTGCCTGGTGGCATGAAGATTGGCGTGGCCAAGATGCGCGGCGTGCAATCGGCCGGTATGTTGTGCTCGGCCCGTGAACTGGGCCTGTCGCAAGATCACGGCGGTCTGCTGGAGCTGCCGGCAGACATGGTTCCCGGTCAGTCCATTCGTGAAGCACTGGACCTGGACGACACGCTGTTTACGCTCAAGCTCACGCCTAACCGTGCCGACTGCCTGTCGATCTTGGGCGTGGCGCGCGAAGTGGCCGCGCTGACTGGCGCGCCCTTGTCGGTGCCCACGGCCGTGGCCGTGCCGGTGACGCTGGACGAGCGCTTGCCCGTCAAGATTGAAGCGCCTGAGTTGTGCGGCCGTTTTGGCGGCCGCGTGATCCGTGGCGTGAATGCCCGCGCTGCAACGCCCGACTGGATGAAGACGCGCCTCGAACGCGCCGGCCAGCGTTCGCTGTCGGCGCTGGTGGACATCTCCAACTACGTCATGCTGGAGCTGGGCCGTCCGTCGCACGTGTTCGATCTGGACAAGATCGGCGGCGATATCTCCGTGCGCTGGGCGCGCGAAGGTGAGACGCTTGAACTGCTGAACGGCCAGACCGTGACGCTGGACCCGAAGGTCGGCGTTGTGGTGGCTGGCGATCAGGTGGAAAGCCTGGCCGGCATCATGGGCGGCGAAGCCACCTCTGTGACGCTGGATACGCAGAACATCTATCTGGAAGCCGCGTTCTGGTGGCCGCAAGCCATTGCGGGCCGTGCGCGCCGCTATAAGTTCAGCTCGGAAGCCAGCCATCGCTTTGAGCGTGGGGTGGACTACGCCAGCATCCCGGAACACCTTGAATTCATCACCCGCCTGATCGTCGACATTTGCGGCGGCCAGGTTGGCCCGATCGACGATCAGATCGTCAACCTGCCGGTGCGCGCGCCTGTGCGCATGCGTTTGGCTCGTTGCCACCGCGTGCTGGGCGTGCCCGTCACGCGTGAGCAGGTCGCTACGATTTTCGGCAGCCTGGGTCTGGAATTCACCGTTGAAGGCGATGACTTCGTCGTCAGCCCGCCGTCGTTCCGCTTCGATCTGGAAATTGAAGAAGACCTGATCGAGGAAGTGGCCCGCATCTACGGTTTTGAGAGCATTCCCGACGTGCCGCCGATGGCGCGCGCCAAGATGTTCTCGCAGCCCGAAGTGCATCGCGGCGCGCATGCGCTGCGCCGCTTGACCGCTGCGCAGGACTATCAGGAAGTTGTGAACTACAGCTTCGTTGAAGCTGATTGGGAACGCGACTACGCCGGCAACGACACGCCGGTCCGTCTGGTCAACCCCATCGCCAGCCATTTGTCGGTCATGCGTTCCAGCCTGATCGGCGGCCTGGTTGCCAACATTCGCCACAACGCCAATCGCAAACAGACGCGCGTGCGCCTGTTCGAATTGGGTCGTGTGTTCATGCGCGATGCCGCTGTGCAAGATGGTCCGCTGGAAGTGGCCGGCGTAAGCCAGCCCATGCGCCTGTCTGGCGCGGCCTGGGGGCCGGCTGCGGAAGAGCAGTGGGGCGTTACGACGCGTCAGGTGGATTTCTTTGATGTAAAGATGGATGTCGAAGCGCTGTTTGGCGCACGCGGCCGCCGTTTGCGTTTCGAAGCTGCCGCACATCCGGCGCTGCATCCGGGCCGTAGCGCTCGTATCGAACTGGATGGCAAGGCAATCGGTTGGATCGGTGAGCTGCACCCGCGTTGGGCACAGCAAGCGGATCTGGCGCACGCACCCGTTGTGTTCGAACTGGATGTGGCTGTTTTGTCTGAAGGCGAGTTGCCCCAGGTGCGCGAGTTGTCCCGTCAGCCCGTGGTCGTTCGCGACTTGGCCTTGTGGGTTGATGCGCCTGTGTCCACGCAGTCCATGCTGGATACCGTCGCAGCTGCCGTTAAGGCAGACGCGCAACTGGCCGTGGTGCAGGATGTGCGCGTGTTCGACGTCTGGCGCGAGAAGCCCCAAGGCGGCGAACCCGTCACCGAGAAAAGCCTTGCTTTCCGATTCTGGCTACAGGACACTGAGGTCACTCTGGACGAAGCCCGTGTGGCAGATTGCCTGTCCCGCATCAAGGATGCATTGGTCAGTGCTCACGGCGCGCGCCAGCGTACTTGA
- the pheS gene encoding phenylalanine--tRNA ligase subunit alpha yields MTLSVDDLVSQAQERFAAATDAAALENAKARFLGKDGALTVLLKGLGKLDPEQKREMGARINQAKQKVEELLNSRRAELAQAELDARLASETIDVTLPGRGRAPGGIHPVIRTWERVEAIFRSIGFDVADGPEVENDWTNFTALNNPLDHPARSMQDTFYVDMNDADGLPLLLRTHTSPMQVRYARMHKPPIKVIAPGRTYRVDSDATHSPMFHQVEGLWIAEDISFADLKGVYTDFLRCFFESDDLVVRFRPSFFPFTEPSAEIDMMFTSGPNRGRWLEISGSGQVHPEVVRNFGLDPERYIGFAFGSGLERLTMLRYGVNDLRQFYEGDLRFLRQFNE; encoded by the coding sequence ATGACTCTATCGGTTGACGACCTGGTCTCCCAGGCGCAAGAACGGTTCGCAGCGGCTACAGATGCCGCCGCGCTTGAGAACGCAAAGGCTCGATTCCTGGGTAAGGACGGCGCACTTACGGTGCTGCTGAAAGGCCTGGGCAAGCTCGATCCTGAGCAAAAGCGCGAAATGGGCGCCCGGATCAATCAGGCGAAGCAAAAAGTCGAAGAGCTCCTGAATTCGCGCCGCGCCGAACTGGCGCAGGCGGAACTGGACGCCCGGCTGGCTTCCGAAACCATTGACGTCACCTTGCCTGGCCGCGGTCGCGCGCCGGGAGGCATCCATCCGGTGATCCGGACCTGGGAACGTGTGGAAGCTATCTTCCGTTCCATTGGCTTCGATGTGGCCGACGGCCCCGAAGTGGAAAATGACTGGACCAATTTCACCGCTTTGAACAACCCGCTGGACCATCCGGCGCGTTCGATGCAGGACACGTTCTACGTCGACATGAACGACGCAGACGGCCTGCCGCTGCTGTTGCGCACGCACACCAGCCCCATGCAGGTGCGTTACGCCCGCATGCACAAGCCGCCGATCAAGGTCATCGCACCGGGCCGCACCTATCGCGTCGACAGCGACGCCACGCACTCGCCCATGTTCCACCAGGTGGAAGGGCTGTGGATCGCCGAGGACATCTCGTTTGCAGATCTGAAGGGCGTGTATACCGATTTTCTGCGTTGCTTCTTTGAAAGCGACGATCTCGTTGTGCGATTCCGTCCGTCGTTCTTCCCGTTCACGGAACCGTCCGCCGAAATCGACATGATGTTCACCTCGGGTCCCAACCGTGGCCGTTGGCTGGAAATTTCCGGCTCGGGCCAGGTGCACCCTGAAGTGGTGCGCAATTTCGGTCTTGATCCCGAGCGCTACATCGGCTTTGCCTTTGGTTCCGGACTTGAGCGCCTGACCATGTTGCGCTACGGCGTGAACGATCTGCGCCAATTCTACGAAGGCGATTTGCGCTTCCTGCGCCAGTTCAACGAATAA
- the rplT gene encoding 50S ribosomal protein L20 yields MPRVKRGVTARARHKKVIAAAKGYRGRRGNVFRIAKQAVMRAGQYAYRDRRNKKRTFRALWITRINAAVREHGVSYSVFIAGLKKASIELDRKVLADLAVRDKAGFAAIVQQAKAALAA; encoded by the coding sequence ATGCCTCGCGTCAAACGCGGCGTAACTGCCCGCGCACGTCACAAAAAAGTCATTGCCGCCGCCAAGGGTTACCGTGGCCGCCGCGGTAATGTGTTCCGTATTGCCAAGCAAGCAGTCATGCGCGCTGGCCAATACGCCTACCGCGACCGTCGTAACAAGAAGCGTACGTTCCGCGCTCTGTGGATCACGCGTATCAACGCGGCCGTCCGCGAGCATGGCGTTAGCTACAGCGTGTTCATCGCTGGCCTGAAGAAGGCTTCGATCGAACTCGACCGTAAGGTTCTGGCCGATCTGGCCGTGCGCGACAAGGCCGGCTTTGCCGCCATCGTGCAGCAAGCCAAGGCTGCCTTGGCTGCCTGA
- the rpmI gene encoding 50S ribosomal protein L35 — translation MPKMKTKKSASKRFKVRGSGSIKRGQAFKRHILTKKTTKAKRQLRGSTAVHESNVASVKAMMPFA, via the coding sequence ATGCCCAAGATGAAAACCAAGAAAAGCGCCTCCAAGCGCTTTAAGGTTCGCGGCAGCGGCTCCATCAAGCGCGGTCAGGCGTTCAAGCGCCACATTTTGACCAAGAAGACCACGAAGGCCAAGCGTCAATTGCGCGGCTCGACGGCTGTTCATGAATCCAACGTGGCCTCCGTCAAGGCCATGATGCCTTTCGCTTGA